A genomic region of Alicyclobacillus sp. SO9 contains the following coding sequences:
- a CDS encoding 4-hydroxy-3-methylbut-2-enyl diphosphate reductase: protein MEVTRITPRGYCYGVVDAMVVAKRAADDKALPRPIYILGMIVHNRHVVDAFERAGVITLDGANRLELLEQIQEGTVIFTAHGVSPEVKSRARERGLHVIDATCPDVTRTHDLIRDKVSEGYDIIYIGRKGHPEPEGAVGVAPEHVHLVENTEDIETLDVHNDNIAITNQTTMSQWDTAELMEEVREKYPQAEVHNEICMATQTRQQAVAEQAKNVDLCIVVGDPRSNNSNRLAQVAEEVAGTTAYRIADVTELKQEWLHSVETVAVTAGASTPTAITNEVVHYLEQYDPLNSETWTVKRTADPERLLPTVRH from the coding sequence GTGGAAGTAACACGCATTACGCCTAGGGGATACTGCTACGGGGTTGTTGATGCCATGGTTGTTGCGAAGCGCGCAGCCGACGATAAGGCTTTGCCGCGGCCTATCTATATTCTTGGTATGATTGTTCACAATCGTCATGTTGTAGATGCATTTGAACGGGCAGGTGTCATTACCCTTGACGGGGCCAACCGGTTAGAGTTACTTGAACAGATTCAGGAAGGAACCGTAATTTTCACTGCGCACGGTGTTTCACCGGAAGTAAAAAGCAGAGCAAGAGAACGGGGCTTGCATGTCATTGATGCGACCTGTCCGGACGTAACGCGTACCCATGATTTGATTCGGGACAAAGTCTCGGAAGGCTACGATATCATTTATATAGGAAGAAAGGGGCACCCTGAACCGGAGGGTGCTGTCGGCGTCGCTCCGGAGCATGTGCATTTGGTCGAAAACACGGAAGACATCGAAACACTTGATGTGCACAATGACAATATTGCAATTACCAATCAAACAACCATGAGCCAGTGGGATACGGCAGAGCTGATGGAGGAAGTCAGAGAGAAGTACCCGCAGGCTGAAGTCCATAACGAGATTTGCATGGCGACACAGACGCGGCAACAGGCGGTTGCAGAGCAAGCCAAAAACGTAGATCTGTGTATTGTAGTTGGAGACCCGCGCAGCAACAATTCAAACAGACTGGCGCAAGTAGCAGAAGAAGTCGCGGGAACCACAGCGTACAGGATTGCCGACGTTACTGAACTTAAGCAGGAATGGCTGCATTCGGTCGAGACGGTCGCTGTCACTGCGGGGGCTTCAACGCCCACGGCCATTACCAATGAGGTAGTTCACTATCTAGAGCAATACGACCCTCTGAATTCTGAAACATGGACTGTCAAGCGCACTGCAGACCCAGAGCGGTTGCTGCCTACCGTGCGTCACTGA
- a CDS encoding proline dehydrogenase family protein has protein sequence MEQLLRSLFQSMAKSKSANRWAKRYGLHLGAQRFVAGETIQSAIEAIRQLNQQGMAATLDHLGEFVSDPAEARASADYGIRTLEAIYNSGVQSSLSLKLTQMGLDIDRTLCMENMHRILTAARELGLLVTIDMEDSRHCQETLDILDELRIDYKSVGTVIQSSLYRSIQDVKRLGEAGVHLRIVKGAYREPASVAYQDKADVDVNYIKLVETHLKSPGFTAIATHDETIVNYALQFIEKFKFDKKTYEFQMLYGIGTVLQKKLVDEGYPVRVYVPYGNDWYGYFMRRLAERPANVSFVLRGIFR, from the coding sequence ATGGAGCAACTGTTGCGTTCACTGTTTCAGTCTATGGCTAAGAGCAAATCGGCAAACAGGTGGGCGAAACGATACGGTCTTCACTTGGGTGCCCAAAGGTTTGTGGCCGGCGAAACCATTCAGAGCGCAATTGAAGCGATACGGCAGTTGAATCAGCAGGGTATGGCGGCCACACTCGATCACCTTGGGGAGTTTGTTAGTGACCCTGCGGAAGCCAGAGCTTCAGCAGATTATGGTATTCGCACTCTGGAGGCCATATACAATTCGGGTGTGCAGTCATCTCTTTCGCTAAAACTGACGCAGATGGGGTTGGATATCGATAGAACCCTTTGTATGGAAAATATGCACAGAATTTTGACGGCAGCAAGGGAACTTGGCTTACTCGTAACAATTGATATGGAAGACTCTCGCCATTGTCAAGAAACACTGGATATTTTGGATGAGTTGCGCATTGATTACAAAAGTGTAGGGACGGTCATTCAGTCATCTTTGTATCGCAGCATTCAGGATGTGAAGCGGCTTGGCGAGGCAGGTGTCCACCTGCGAATTGTAAAGGGTGCCTATCGGGAACCGGCATCTGTTGCGTATCAGGACAAAGCCGATGTAGATGTGAACTACATCAAATTAGTTGAGACACACTTAAAAAGCCCGGGTTTTACAGCTATCGCAACTCATGACGAAACCATCGTCAATTATGCACTACAGTTCATCGAAAAGTTCAAGTTCGACAAGAAGACCTACGAGTTTCAAATGCTGTATGGCATTGGGACAGTTCTTCAAAAGAAGCTTGTGGATGAAGGCTACCCTGTCCGCGTCTACGTGCCGTACGGAAATGACTGGTACGGTTATTTTATGCGCCGTCTTGCTGAGCGGCCTGCTAATGTCAGCTTTGTTTTACGAGGGATATTCAGATGA
- a CDS encoding glutamate synthase-related protein, protein MVFLYLASRKPQHSVIRAHPYLGWVRYFLEKMGPEFRQYWFDQDSQGKPFSRADFTGLVYSAKYRTDLISFGAKRDYEQAGFYISNSMFPKLVEELRVDNLEEASGKKYEIDKEGLLTRREHMVDDTVSKWLYTEPDEIVVGERRKVPWRMRGFFGASATSYGAVGEHYILSTGNGARMAGGSWINTGEGGIAKEHLETGADIVAQIGPGLFGYRDDKGNFSIEEFRKQAAHENVKAFELKFAQGAKIRGGHLEGSKVNEKIAEIRKVPVGQTVNSPNRFPFLHSVEDTVRFVQMLQEEGGKPVGIKIVVGDKDRLERFIEEMAALKAYPDFITVDGSEGGSGATFKSMADSMGLPLYPALVLIDNALRKYGIRDEVKVFASGKLISADKVAIALALGADAVNSARGFMMANGCIMALQCHTGKCPTGITTTDPKYQEALVPKEKQWRVMNYIVSLRQGVFALAAACGLESPRELKREHVVYQNEFGRTVRVCDLFPYPDSNLQSNDSLEDVIS, encoded by the coding sequence ATGGTATTTCTCTACCTGGCATCCCGTAAACCCCAGCACTCTGTGATTAGAGCTCATCCGTACTTGGGCTGGGTTCGGTACTTCCTCGAGAAAATGGGTCCGGAATTTCGACAATACTGGTTTGATCAGGACTCACAAGGCAAGCCCTTTTCCCGCGCAGACTTCACAGGGTTGGTGTACTCGGCCAAATATCGTACTGACTTGATTAGTTTCGGAGCAAAGCGGGACTATGAGCAGGCCGGGTTTTATATTTCCAACTCAATGTTTCCAAAGTTGGTTGAAGAACTGCGTGTAGACAACTTGGAAGAGGCATCAGGGAAGAAATACGAGATTGACAAGGAGGGCCTGCTGACAAGGCGAGAACATATGGTGGATGATACAGTCAGCAAGTGGCTGTACACAGAACCCGATGAAATTGTTGTCGGCGAAAGGCGCAAAGTTCCCTGGAGAATGAGAGGTTTCTTTGGTGCGTCTGCAACCTCCTACGGTGCTGTGGGCGAACACTATATTCTCTCAACCGGAAACGGTGCAAGAATGGCAGGCGGTTCCTGGATTAACACTGGGGAAGGCGGTATAGCCAAGGAGCATCTTGAAACGGGTGCAGATATTGTGGCACAGATTGGACCCGGATTGTTTGGCTACAGAGACGACAAGGGCAACTTTTCCATTGAGGAATTTCGCAAGCAGGCGGCTCATGAAAATGTGAAGGCATTTGAACTTAAATTTGCACAGGGTGCTAAAATCCGTGGCGGGCACCTGGAAGGTTCAAAGGTCAATGAAAAAATTGCCGAGATTCGCAAGGTACCTGTTGGTCAGACCGTAAACTCACCAAACCGATTTCCGTTTCTTCACTCCGTTGAAGACACGGTCCGTTTTGTTCAAATGTTGCAGGAAGAAGGCGGCAAGCCTGTCGGCATCAAGATTGTGGTTGGAGACAAAGACAGACTTGAACGGTTTATTGAAGAAATGGCAGCACTCAAAGCTTATCCTGACTTTATTACTGTGGACGGAAGCGAAGGCGGTTCTGGAGCCACATTTAAATCGATGGCGGATTCCATGGGGCTCCCCCTGTATCCAGCCCTGGTGTTGATAGACAATGCACTTAGAAAGTATGGAATTCGTGATGAAGTAAAAGTCTTTGCTTCCGGGAAGTTGATTTCCGCAGATAAGGTGGCTATTGCACTGGCGCTTGGCGCAGATGCCGTCAATTCGGCTCGCGGGTTTATGATGGCCAATGGCTGCATTATGGCCCTGCAGTGCCATACAGGGAAGTGCCCAACGGGTATCACTACCACGGACCCCAAGTATCAGGAGGCACTGGTCCCCAAAGAAAAACAGTGGCGTGTTATGAATTACATTGTGAGTCTGCGCCAAGGTGTCTTTGCATTGGCAGCTGCTTGCGGGTTGGAGAGTCCCCGCGAACTAAAGCGGGAACACGTAGTCTATCAAAACGAGTTTGGGCGAACGGTTCGAGTTTGTGACTTGTTCCCTTATCCGGATTCTAATTTACAATCCAATGATTCCTTGGAGGATGTCATTAGCTGA
- a CDS encoding glycosyltransferase family 4 protein, which produces MKVGYVTPEDLPIPPVRGGSVQIYTHTLLRHFSQANPFASDEPTIFLISPDKTRQSGWRQTYDNGVFHYTIRAAGKQDYQKQALHVLSQINPDVIQIDNRPKFAGFVKQTMKKPTLVHLYSNTFLGPRHILQNEVKTTLESLDTVVLISRYLRNMIVDKYSMKKSHWNATVIYPGIDTSLFPDSTSVKRDLESFSKEQPLKVLFVGRVIRQKGVQVLVDAVKRLVNAGYPVELTIVGKTHPWEQQYENQVKKSAAGYPVTFTGFVAHEELPLYYSRHHLFVCPSQYREAFGLVNLEAMSSGLPVIGSRVGGIEEILEKGAGMLVDNPHSAESFRAAIAYFLQNPHDLHSQSFVSRARAGEFSWQSTAHRFKKLYQSLTEPLTEPLTASLTEPLTGGTPSGVPSQQSSTWRHRSR; this is translated from the coding sequence ATGAAAGTTGGGTACGTAACGCCGGAAGACCTCCCAATCCCGCCAGTCAGAGGAGGTTCCGTGCAAATATACACACATACACTGCTTCGGCATTTTTCTCAGGCAAACCCTTTTGCAAGTGATGAACCAACAATCTTTTTGATAAGTCCTGACAAGACCCGCCAAAGTGGTTGGCGACAGACCTACGACAACGGAGTTTTTCATTACACGATTCGCGCTGCAGGCAAACAAGACTACCAAAAACAGGCGCTTCACGTTCTATCCCAAATCAATCCAGACGTCATTCAAATTGACAACCGTCCGAAATTTGCTGGTTTCGTTAAACAAACCATGAAAAAGCCGACACTTGTTCACCTGTACTCCAATACGTTTCTTGGCCCTCGACACATCCTTCAGAACGAGGTCAAGACCACACTAGAGTCACTGGACACTGTCGTTCTCATCAGCCGTTATCTTCGCAACATGATTGTTGACAAGTATTCTATGAAAAAGAGCCACTGGAACGCTACCGTCATTTATCCAGGCATTGATACATCGCTGTTTCCTGACAGCACTTCGGTCAAGCGTGACTTGGAAAGCTTCTCAAAGGAGCAACCCCTAAAGGTATTGTTTGTCGGGCGGGTAATTCGTCAAAAGGGTGTACAGGTTTTGGTAGATGCGGTCAAACGGCTGGTGAACGCGGGCTACCCAGTTGAACTTACCATTGTTGGAAAAACGCATCCATGGGAGCAACAGTACGAGAATCAAGTGAAGAAGTCAGCTGCGGGCTATCCCGTTACTTTCACAGGATTTGTTGCACATGAGGAATTACCTCTTTACTATAGCCGACACCATTTATTCGTATGTCCGTCTCAATACCGGGAGGCATTTGGTCTAGTCAACTTGGAAGCCATGTCCAGCGGCTTGCCTGTCATCGGCAGCCGAGTGGGGGGAATTGAGGAAATCCTAGAAAAGGGAGCTGGCATGCTCGTTGACAACCCCCATAGTGCGGAATCATTTCGCGCTGCCATCGCCTATTTCTTGCAGAATCCTCATGACTTGCACAGCCAGTCTTTCGTGTCGAGAGCACGTGCTGGCGAGTTCTCGTGGCAGTCTACAGCACATCGGTTTAAGAAACTCTATCAATCATTGACAGAACCATTGACAGAACCATTGACAGCGTCGTTGACAGAACCACTGACAGGAGGCACACCTTCCGGGGTGCCGTCACAACAATCATCCACATGGCGGCACCGGAGTAGGTGA
- a CDS encoding YheC/YheD family protein, which yields MLAVVTNVFPLDPNLQRRATAFRILAETVAFYGQDIIVSSPQKLGKDGSITGWEFVAPTPAQGLEWRQSVRPLPTQTVFFDSMYLGAGKAERNLLQSMRVLAQSKNLPWFNPVLPGKHRLFRWLSQQPLELGSVPVTYGRFTIKKLQADLKDGKTLWLKPAFGSGGMNMVRMQYVPPNQYRVVGERMSDGRVDEVMEDGELQRMLQLLLARQPYFLQENVPLLADTKGSRVDFRVTLVRDVTGAWQTVAITLRKSAPESYLTNYHAGGNIFSLAFQKENVVPKDLSVDPEMVSLENIKGFSYSIASVLQARYPALGVLGVDVAQADNGQLYVYDCNTRPGRDILTDDELVHFMKHVAGFAEYLRRQSSLDG from the coding sequence ATGCTGGCTGTTGTGACCAATGTCTTTCCTTTGGATCCAAATCTGCAGCGGCGCGCGACCGCATTTCGAATACTGGCAGAAACAGTGGCTTTCTATGGTCAAGATATCATTGTTAGTTCTCCCCAAAAGCTAGGCAAAGACGGAAGCATTACGGGATGGGAATTTGTTGCTCCTACGCCGGCACAAGGACTCGAATGGAGGCAATCGGTTCGCCCGCTGCCCACGCAGACAGTCTTCTTTGATTCGATGTACCTCGGTGCGGGAAAAGCGGAGCGCAATCTCCTTCAAAGTATGCGGGTGCTTGCACAGAGTAAGAACCTCCCTTGGTTCAACCCCGTTTTACCTGGCAAACATCGGTTGTTTCGGTGGTTGTCGCAACAACCTCTGGAACTGGGGTCTGTACCTGTCACATACGGCAGATTCACGATAAAAAAGCTGCAGGCGGATTTGAAAGACGGGAAGACACTATGGCTTAAACCCGCATTTGGTTCCGGCGGAATGAACATGGTTCGGATGCAGTATGTTCCTCCCAATCAGTACCGTGTGGTCGGAGAACGGATGAGTGATGGTCGGGTCGATGAAGTGATGGAGGATGGAGAGTTACAACGAATGCTCCAACTCCTATTGGCGCGCCAGCCCTACTTCTTGCAGGAGAACGTGCCTCTGTTGGCCGATACTAAGGGGAGCAGAGTGGATTTTCGGGTTACACTTGTCCGGGATGTAACCGGTGCATGGCAGACCGTTGCCATAACACTGCGCAAGAGTGCGCCAGAGTCCTATCTGACCAATTATCATGCAGGAGGAAACATTTTTTCCCTGGCCTTTCAGAAAGAAAATGTAGTGCCAAAAGACCTGTCCGTTGACCCCGAGATGGTCTCATTGGAGAACATCAAGGGATTTTCCTACAGTATTGCTTCAGTCCTGCAAGCTCGGTATCCCGCTCTAGGGGTCCTTGGTGTTGATGTAGCGCAGGCCGACAACGGCCAACTCTACGTGTATGACTGTAACACTCGGCCGGGACGAGACATTCTGACAGATGACGAACTCGTTCATTTTATGAAACACGTCGCCGGGTTTGCAGAGTACCTACGACGACAGAGTTCGTTGGATGGCTAA
- a CDS encoding NAD-dependent epimerase/dehydratase family protein, with protein sequence MKILVTGGAGFIGSHLADTLLEEGHKVTVLDDLSNGHLSYTESARKYSQYQFVKGSVLNKALVSSLVQSHDAVFHLAAVLGVKKCMEDPLTTIEASIFGTHNVATACWIWDKKLVFASTSEVYGKNTALPFHEESNRVLGATTYQRWAYATAKAVDEHVCLGYAQKGLRVTILRYFNMYGPRATATPYAGVIPQMIERAIRDKPVIVHQDGTQTRCFTFVKDGVQATVRALSQTADGLVINVGTSDEIQIKDLADKIVGLSKSGSATAYVPYKEIYGSGYEDSPRRVPFLQRQIEVLGWQAQTSLDEGLRQTIAWHRQEAAVTKEGSVHAEK encoded by the coding sequence ATGAAAATTTTAGTGACTGGTGGTGCGGGTTTCATCGGGTCTCATTTGGCGGACACGCTGTTGGAAGAGGGTCACAAAGTAACCGTTCTGGACGATCTCTCTAATGGACACTTGTCTTACACAGAAAGTGCGAGGAAGTATTCGCAGTATCAATTTGTTAAAGGAAGTGTCCTGAACAAGGCGTTGGTTTCATCCCTCGTACAGAGTCACGATGCGGTGTTTCATCTGGCTGCTGTACTGGGGGTTAAGAAGTGTATGGAAGATCCGCTGACGACGATTGAAGCCTCGATTTTCGGAACGCATAATGTGGCGACCGCATGCTGGATTTGGGATAAAAAGCTGGTTTTTGCATCGACGTCAGAAGTCTACGGGAAGAATACTGCATTGCCTTTTCATGAAGAGTCGAACCGTGTATTGGGGGCAACCACATACCAGCGTTGGGCCTATGCAACGGCAAAAGCTGTTGATGAACACGTTTGTCTCGGTTATGCACAGAAAGGACTTAGGGTAACGATTCTTCGTTACTTTAATATGTACGGTCCGCGTGCTACGGCAACACCTTATGCTGGTGTCATACCACAAATGATAGAGCGTGCAATTCGCGACAAGCCTGTGATTGTGCACCAAGATGGAACGCAAACGCGGTGTTTTACGTTTGTTAAGGACGGCGTTCAGGCGACAGTTCGAGCCCTGTCCCAAACTGCAGATGGACTTGTAATAAATGTAGGTACTTCCGACGAGATACAAATTAAGGACCTGGCAGATAAAATTGTCGGATTGTCGAAATCGGGATCGGCCACAGCCTATGTTCCCTACAAGGAGATTTATGGTTCCGGATACGAAGATTCTCCTCGACGTGTTCCGTTTTTGCAGCGTCAAATTGAAGTGTTGGGCTGGCAGGCGCAAACCTCCCTCGACGAAGGATTAAGGCAGACAATTGCATGGCATAGACAGGAAGCAGCTGTGACTAAAGAGGGTTCCGTACATGCAGAGAAATAG
- a CDS encoding glycosyltransferase family 2 protein codes for MQRNRVGQRRRKQGTAFSGVRPERLKPRGKSTVKTQSLQGANRRLKRQMDEPKEQQGMSSGQPVLFYKPVSVSRKPAKPAERAKSAKPTKPAERARSHQPVPSAPLRNKRYRLSVIVPAMNEAQSIGEVLREVQRLGPNEVIVVVNGSGDATSQIARSFGAKVIEFAHPLGNDVGRAVGALHTDADIYLFIDGDFAVKADVLLKLIREVQTGTDVALNSLHWLARYERPDIPSMDRYFLNMLAGRNDLGLENLLTIPHALSRQAVNAIGSSTLANPLLATVIAIDKGLKIACPTALDVLAKNKFRPNHRRQRGEKMSSAFQRMHGDTVEAVRYWMDMHPPRESALLSAWTLEGLEHEDESPPGKSSLSADSVVLWMPKWVEQHQTVIQDLQQEDVQIVLVTPKQVWNASGLASSPIIQNVELVQLNSLGYQQLAFAAGALKATGHSVVFHDLSVPIHAAQLLEFTEMLHEGKADVVVTNQIPHPVALKQMSPAALGNWFVNVTEGQDHLRASGMLLPPFALRSSVLHVLTPKALLNLVLAQAKAAMSAFSIQSGPSLNTLAGYDESQRKRNFALPQILNQFSETLDYWTAHMGRRGGFTDEGRDRSVLPAIPPRYYTD; via the coding sequence ATGCAGAGAAATAGGGTGGGTCAAAGGAGAAGGAAACAAGGAACTGCTTTCAGCGGGGTTCGCCCGGAAAGGTTGAAACCGAGAGGGAAAAGCACAGTGAAAACACAGAGTCTGCAGGGTGCAAATAGAAGACTAAAGAGACAGATGGATGAGCCGAAAGAACAACAGGGAATGTCTTCTGGGCAACCAGTCTTATTCTACAAGCCGGTGAGTGTGAGCAGAAAACCGGCAAAACCGGCAGAACGGGCAAAATCGGCAAAACCGACAAAACCGGCAGAACGGGCTCGAAGTCACCAACCTGTCCCTTCGGCTCCATTGCGAAATAAGCGGTACAGGTTGTCAGTGATTGTGCCAGCCATGAATGAGGCGCAGTCGATTGGGGAAGTTCTGCGTGAAGTGCAGCGGTTGGGGCCGAATGAGGTGATTGTGGTCGTCAACGGATCGGGGGATGCAACTTCCCAGATTGCGCGAAGTTTTGGGGCCAAGGTGATTGAGTTTGCACACCCGCTTGGTAATGATGTCGGAAGAGCCGTAGGTGCTTTGCACACAGACGCTGACATTTATTTGTTTATTGACGGAGACTTCGCAGTGAAAGCGGATGTACTGTTGAAACTGATTCGTGAAGTACAGACAGGGACTGATGTCGCATTAAACAGTCTACATTGGTTGGCCAGGTATGAGCGGCCCGATATACCCAGTATGGATCGGTATTTCCTTAACATGCTGGCTGGCAGAAATGATTTGGGGCTGGAAAACCTGCTCACCATTCCACATGCGCTGAGTCGTCAAGCTGTGAATGCGATTGGTTCATCGACCTTGGCGAATCCACTGTTGGCTACTGTTATAGCAATCGATAAGGGTTTGAAAATAGCTTGTCCTACGGCTCTTGATGTCTTGGCCAAAAACAAGTTTAGACCGAATCACAGACGGCAGCGCGGAGAGAAGATGTCTTCTGCATTTCAGAGAATGCATGGAGACACCGTGGAGGCGGTTCGATACTGGATGGATATGCACCCGCCCCGAGAGAGTGCGCTTTTATCTGCTTGGACATTGGAGGGTTTGGAACATGAGGACGAATCTCCTCCGGGAAAGTCATCGCTATCTGCCGACAGTGTTGTGCTATGGATGCCGAAATGGGTAGAGCAACATCAAACCGTGATTCAAGACCTTCAACAAGAGGACGTACAGATTGTGTTGGTGACACCGAAACAAGTCTGGAATGCTTCCGGACTCGCTTCCAGTCCAATCATTCAAAACGTGGAGCTTGTACAGCTAAACTCACTTGGATACCAGCAACTGGCGTTCGCGGCGGGTGCGCTGAAAGCAACTGGACATTCTGTTGTATTTCACGACTTATCGGTTCCGATTCATGCAGCACAACTCTTGGAGTTTACAGAAATGCTGCATGAAGGCAAAGCAGATGTAGTTGTCACCAACCAAATTCCTCATCCCGTTGCATTGAAGCAGATGTCACCAGCGGCTTTGGGAAACTGGTTTGTCAATGTCACAGAGGGACAGGACCATCTCAGGGCTTCAGGCATGCTGTTGCCGCCATTTGCCTTGCGGTCATCTGTCTTGCACGTCCTCACACCGAAGGCTCTTTTAAATCTGGTGCTTGCGCAAGCCAAGGCTGCAATGTCAGCCTTTAGCATTCAGAGCGGGCCGTCTCTTAACACTTTGGCTGGGTACGATGAATCGCAACGAAAGAGGAACTTTGCACTCCCTCAGATTCTTAACCAGTTTTCGGAAACACTGGATTACTGGACTGCTCACATGGGGCGGCGAGGAGGTTTTACTGATGAAGGCAGGGACAGGAGTGTACTCCCTGCCATCCCTCCTCGCTACTATACAGACTAG
- a CDS encoding nucleotide sugar dehydrogenase translates to MHVASESPTTFARVSVVGLGFVGLPLALAFWRSGYHVTGIDVDTSKLNRLREGKSYLSSVCNEELAELMASPAFSVSGNFDAVAETDAVIVCVPTPLNEAKLPDLKYVTDACVSISPHLHSNQLFVLESSTYPGTTEDEIIPLLEKSGLRAGRDFYVAYSPERINPGSDAPLEEIPKVIGGVNDLSLQQAVGLYSRVFHKLVPVSSLKTAEMTKLVENTQRFVNISLMNQLTRLCQTLDVSIWEVIDAAATKPYGFTPYYPGPGIGGHCIPVDPLYLQWLANENGYSLGLVKESQAVNDEMPSYIADRILLLAKDKNPRVLIVGVTYKPDVNDIRESASLEVVRQLIERGVDVDYFDPFVPEIVVPKARLQSVVLSPDAIAGYDAVAVLTAHSAVDYSLLQSRAKVILDTQNTFRAGDRRENVVKL, encoded by the coding sequence GTGCATGTAGCAAGTGAAAGCCCAACAACATTTGCGCGAGTCTCCGTGGTAGGACTCGGTTTTGTAGGCTTGCCTTTGGCATTAGCATTTTGGCGCAGTGGATATCATGTGACCGGCATCGATGTAGATACCTCAAAGTTGAATCGGCTTCGTGAGGGAAAGAGTTACCTGAGTAGTGTTTGTAATGAGGAACTTGCAGAGCTGATGGCGTCACCCGCCTTTTCGGTCAGCGGCAACTTTGATGCAGTAGCTGAAACAGATGCGGTGATTGTCTGTGTACCAACCCCTTTAAACGAGGCGAAGCTTCCAGACTTGAAGTATGTCACAGATGCCTGTGTTTCAATCTCTCCTCATTTGCATTCGAATCAACTGTTTGTATTGGAGAGCTCAACGTACCCAGGAACAACAGAAGACGAAATCATTCCCTTACTCGAAAAATCGGGACTCAGGGCAGGCCGGGATTTTTACGTGGCTTATTCTCCGGAGCGAATTAATCCGGGAAGTGACGCTCCCTTGGAAGAGATTCCGAAAGTGATTGGCGGAGTAAATGACCTGTCTTTGCAGCAGGCAGTAGGGTTGTATTCACGTGTATTTCACAAGCTGGTACCTGTTTCGTCTCTAAAGACAGCAGAAATGACCAAATTGGTCGAGAACACACAGCGTTTTGTGAATATCTCCTTAATGAACCAGTTGACGAGGCTCTGTCAGACACTGGACGTCAGCATTTGGGAAGTCATTGATGCTGCGGCAACGAAACCCTACGGCTTTACACCCTATTATCCGGGGCCTGGAATTGGGGGGCATTGTATTCCGGTGGATCCGCTGTATCTGCAGTGGTTGGCAAATGAAAACGGGTATTCCCTTGGGCTTGTGAAGGAATCGCAAGCGGTTAACGATGAAATGCCAAGCTATATCGCCGACCGTATTTTGCTGCTGGCAAAGGACAAGAATCCGCGCGTACTCATTGTCGGAGTAACGTACAAACCGGATGTCAATGACATCCGCGAATCAGCGTCACTGGAAGTAGTGAGACAGTTGATTGAACGAGGTGTTGACGTGGATTATTTCGATCCGTTTGTACCCGAAATTGTTGTGCCAAAAGCCCGGCTGCAATCTGTAGTGCTCAGTCCCGATGCGATTGCAGGATATGATGCAGTCGCTGTTTTAACCGCACATTCCGCTGTTGACTACAGCCTGCTTCAAAGCAGAGCCAAGGTGATTTTGGACACTCAAAATACGTTTCGAGCGGGCGACAGACGAGAAAACGTAGTGAAGCTTTAA